A genomic segment from Alkalilimnicola ehrlichii MLHE-1 encodes:
- a CDS encoding FAD-binding oxidoreductase, giving the protein MPTTTTAPLDQLRDCLGAEAVIGPGPAMAPYLREWRGRFPGAALCVLRPDSTEAVSRAVRCCAELGLAIVPQSGNTGLVGGGAPQSEQGQVVLSLERMDRVRAIDPENNTLTVEAGCRLVDVQQAAAGADRLFPLSLPSEAQCRIGGNLGSNAGGTNVLRYGNARELTLGLEVVLADGRVWDGLRGLRKDNSGLDLRDLFIGSEGTLGIITAAVFRLFPRPRDIQTALVAVTDPRRAIALLRRLQADSGDTVTACELMSALAFRLGREEAGAPPARLPEDAPWYLLVELASPSPRAGLRAALSESLATAREQGEVLDAVLAADAQDGRRLWAIREGIPGGQSRAGASIKHDIAVATSRLPDFLTAAEARIRAEDPRVRLCTFGHVGDGNLHFNLSQPEGEAPEVFLARWDHYNELIHELVTEMGGSIAAEHGVGLLKADALRRHKSPVELDLMRSIKRALDPDQRLNPGKLIPGDER; this is encoded by the coding sequence ATGCCCACCACAACCACCGCCCCCCTGGATCAACTCCGTGACTGCCTCGGCGCCGAGGCGGTGATCGGCCCCGGCCCCGCCATGGCACCCTACCTGCGCGAGTGGCGCGGCCGCTTTCCCGGCGCGGCGCTCTGCGTGCTGCGCCCGGATTCCACCGAGGCGGTGAGCCGCGCCGTGCGCTGCTGCGCCGAACTCGGCCTGGCCATTGTCCCCCAGTCCGGCAACACCGGCCTGGTGGGGGGCGGGGCCCCGCAAAGCGAGCAAGGGCAGGTGGTACTGAGCCTGGAGCGGATGGACCGGGTCCGCGCCATCGACCCGGAGAACAACACCCTCACCGTGGAGGCGGGCTGCCGGCTGGTGGACGTCCAGCAGGCCGCCGCCGGGGCCGACCGCCTCTTCCCTCTGAGCCTGCCCTCGGAGGCGCAGTGCCGCATCGGCGGCAATCTGGGCAGCAATGCCGGCGGCACCAACGTGCTGCGTTACGGCAATGCCCGCGAACTCACCCTGGGCCTGGAGGTGGTGCTCGCCGATGGCCGCGTCTGGGACGGTCTGCGCGGACTGCGCAAAGACAACAGCGGGTTGGACCTGCGCGATCTGTTCATCGGCAGCGAAGGCACCCTGGGCATCATCACCGCCGCCGTGTTCCGCCTCTTCCCCCGGCCCCGGGACATTCAGACGGCCCTGGTGGCGGTCACCGACCCGCGCCGGGCCATTGCCCTATTGCGCCGCCTGCAGGCGGACAGCGGTGACACCGTCACCGCCTGCGAGCTGATGAGCGCCCTCGCCTTCCGATTGGGCCGGGAGGAGGCCGGCGCCCCCCCGGCACGACTGCCGGAGGATGCCCCCTGGTATCTGCTGGTGGAGCTGGCCAGCCCCAGCCCCCGGGCCGGGCTGCGGGCGGCGCTGAGCGAAAGCCTGGCCACTGCCCGGGAGCAGGGCGAGGTGCTGGACGCGGTGCTGGCCGCGGATGCCCAGGACGGGCGGCGCCTGTGGGCCATACGCGAGGGCATCCCGGGCGGTCAGAGCCGCGCTGGCGCCAGCATCAAGCACGATATCGCCGTCGCCACCTCGCGCCTCCCGGACTTTCTGACCGCCGCGGAGGCACGGATCCGCGCCGAGGATCCGAGGGTGCGCCTTTGCACCTTCGGCCACGTGGGCGACGGCAACCTGCATTTCAACCTCAGCCAGCCCGAAGGCGAGGCCCCGGAGGTCTTTCTCGCCCGGTGGGATCACTACAACGAACTGATCCATGAGTTGGTGACCGAGATGGGCGGCTCCATCGCTGCCGAGCACGGCGTGGGCCTGCTCAAGGCCGATGCCCTGCGCCGCCATAAGTCGCCGGTGGAACTGGACCTGATGCGCAGCATCAAGCGCGCGCTGGACCCGGATCAGCGGCTCAATCCCGGCAAGCTGATTCCCGGCGATGAGCGCTAA
- a CDS encoding phospholipase D-like domain-containing protein gives MEPLTLLLALLSIAQAVVGPIAAGHALLNKREPSVAMAWIAVCLAFPVAGPLIYFFFGINRVRTRARKLLSPGAEVPDVPAAHASPCPAGGAASCSELVRSADAITGRMLYQGNHLEALQNGEQAYPRMLQAIDQARHRLYLSTYIFNNSPTGRRFVRALAHAHRRGVDVRVLVDGFGEWYTFPHLPRISRLLYRQGIPHARFLAPRLLPPEIYVNLRNHRKLLVADGETAFTGGMNISEHHLTGVGAGRRPVQDLHFRVTGPVVANLEQVFLEDWAFATGSEQSVPPVPLQPQGQAACRAIVDGPNEDLDRLLMIMVAAISAARESVWIMTPYFLPPRPLTTALQAAALRGVEVNILLPRRSNLPYVDWASRHMLWELLHWGVKVWYQPAPFNHTKLLIIDEHYTHIGSANLDPRSLRLNFELTLETHDRSFAGQMVAHCRETQHRSEPADAAQLHERTLPVKARDALFWLLSPYL, from the coding sequence ATGGAACCGCTTACCCTACTGCTGGCTCTGCTGAGTATCGCCCAGGCCGTGGTCGGTCCGATCGCCGCCGGCCACGCCCTGCTCAACAAACGCGAGCCCTCCGTGGCCATGGCGTGGATCGCCGTCTGCCTGGCCTTCCCGGTAGCCGGCCCGCTGATCTACTTTTTCTTCGGCATCAACCGGGTACGCACCCGTGCCCGCAAGCTGCTCTCGCCGGGCGCCGAGGTGCCGGACGTTCCGGCGGCACACGCCTCCCCCTGCCCGGCCGGCGGTGCGGCCAGTTGTTCCGAACTGGTCCGCAGCGCCGATGCCATCACCGGACGGATGCTCTACCAGGGCAACCACCTGGAAGCCCTGCAGAACGGCGAGCAGGCCTATCCGCGCATGCTGCAGGCCATTGACCAGGCCCGCCACCGGCTCTATCTCAGCACCTACATCTTTAACAACAGCCCCACCGGCCGGCGCTTCGTCCGGGCCCTGGCCCACGCCCACCGGCGCGGGGTCGATGTGCGGGTGCTGGTGGACGGCTTCGGCGAGTGGTACACCTTCCCCCACCTCCCCCGGATCAGCCGCCTGCTCTACCGTCAGGGTATTCCCCACGCCCGCTTCCTCGCGCCCCGACTCCTGCCCCCGGAGATCTACGTCAATCTGCGCAACCACCGCAAACTGCTGGTGGCCGACGGCGAGACGGCCTTCACCGGCGGCATGAACATCAGCGAGCACCACCTCACCGGCGTTGGGGCCGGCCGCCGCCCGGTGCAGGATCTGCATTTCCGGGTCACCGGCCCGGTGGTGGCCAACCTGGAGCAGGTCTTTCTGGAGGACTGGGCCTTCGCCACCGGCAGTGAACAGAGCGTGCCCCCCGTCCCGCTTCAGCCCCAGGGCCAGGCGGCCTGCCGCGCCATTGTCGACGGCCCCAATGAAGATCTGGACCGGCTGTTGATGATTATGGTGGCGGCCATCAGCGCCGCGCGGGAGTCCGTATGGATCATGACCCCCTATTTCCTGCCCCCCCGCCCCCTCACCACCGCCCTGCAGGCGGCGGCGCTTCGGGGCGTAGAGGTGAATATCCTGCTCCCCCGGCGCAGCAACCTGCCTTACGTGGACTGGGCCAGTCGCCACATGCTCTGGGAGCTGCTTCACTGGGGGGTGAAGGTCTGGTATCAGCCGGCACCGTTTAACCATACCAAACTGTTAATCATCGATGAGCATTACACCCACATCGGCTCCGCCAATCTGGACCCGCGCAGCCTGCGGCTGAACTTTGAGCTCACCCTGGAGACGCACGATCGCAGCTTTGCCGGGCAGATGGTGGCACACTGCCGGGAGACCCAGCACAGGAGCGAGCCCGCCGACGCCGCGCAACTACATGAGCGCACTCTGCCGGTGAAGGCCCGGGATGCCCTGTTCTGGCTGCTGAGCCCTTATCTGTGA
- a CDS encoding BCCT family transporter, with product MAVQAKSGLLKGMNPTVTVVTVVVMLVSVILGAGWTEQSAAAISTARETLNPFLEWYYVVLVAVFFVFCLWLGVGRYKNVRLGGDTERPEFTTFSWVAMLFAAGTGVGIIFWSIAEPIMHFDSNPFAADGSPESAAVAMRLTFFHWGLPGWAIFGLVGLVLAYFSFRHSLPLTVRSALYPFLGHRIHGPIGDLVDSLAVFGTVFGIATTLGLGVQQMNTGLGQLFGLDTTLTLQLGVTAVIMFIATASVVSGVKRGVRLLSEANFWLSVVIVLFFLIFGPTHYLFALTIESTGEYLQNLLAMTFYTHANKDTGWQAEWTVFFWGWWIAWSPFVGMFIARISRGRTVREFMLGVLLMPTVITFVWIGLFGGTALHQELFGDGGVVAAVSQDVSVAIFHTIEGMQLGLLGQAAGVLVTVLIATYLITSANAGTLVINTLLANGDTDPPTGHRILWGVVLALLTAVLLVAGGLETLQAAVILAGLPFSLVMVAMLLGLVKALEQERYAPRPGARTLAPTEPWVGMDQAGDTLHEPRGTAGAAGEYQPSARTGAEG from the coding sequence ATGGCAGTACAGGCGAAATCCGGATTGCTCAAGGGGATGAACCCAACGGTCACCGTGGTGACGGTGGTGGTCATGCTGGTCTCGGTCATCCTCGGCGCCGGCTGGACGGAGCAATCCGCCGCTGCCATCAGCACGGCGCGTGAGACCCTGAACCCCTTCCTGGAATGGTACTACGTGGTGCTGGTGGCGGTGTTCTTCGTCTTTTGCCTGTGGCTGGGCGTGGGCCGGTACAAGAATGTGCGCCTGGGTGGCGATACCGAGCGGCCGGAGTTCACCACCTTCTCCTGGGTGGCCATGCTGTTTGCGGCCGGAACGGGGGTGGGGATCATCTTCTGGAGCATCGCCGAGCCCATCATGCACTTCGACTCCAACCCCTTCGCTGCCGACGGCAGCCCCGAGTCGGCGGCAGTGGCTATGCGCCTGACCTTCTTTCACTGGGGGCTCCCGGGGTGGGCGATCTTCGGGCTGGTGGGGCTGGTGCTGGCCTATTTCAGTTTCCGTCACAGCCTGCCGTTGACCGTCCGCTCGGCCCTCTACCCCTTCCTGGGGCACCGTATCCACGGCCCGATCGGTGATCTGGTGGACAGCCTGGCGGTGTTCGGCACGGTCTTCGGCATCGCGACGACCCTGGGGTTGGGGGTGCAGCAGATGAACACCGGACTGGGCCAGCTCTTCGGACTGGACACCACGCTCACCCTGCAACTGGGGGTCACCGCGGTGATCATGTTCATCGCCACGGCGTCGGTGGTCTCCGGGGTGAAGCGCGGGGTTCGGCTGCTCTCCGAGGCCAACTTCTGGCTGAGTGTGGTCATTGTGCTCTTTTTCCTGATCTTCGGCCCCACCCACTACCTGTTTGCGCTGACCATCGAGTCCACCGGCGAGTACCTGCAGAACCTGCTGGCCATGACCTTCTACACCCACGCCAACAAGGACACCGGCTGGCAGGCGGAGTGGACAGTCTTCTTCTGGGGCTGGTGGATTGCCTGGTCGCCCTTCGTGGGCATGTTCATCGCCCGCATCTCCCGCGGGCGCACGGTGCGCGAGTTCATGCTCGGGGTGCTGCTGATGCCCACGGTGATCACCTTCGTCTGGATCGGGCTGTTCGGCGGCACCGCCCTGCACCAGGAGCTGTTCGGCGACGGTGGCGTGGTTGCGGCGGTGAGTCAGGATGTCTCGGTGGCCATCTTCCACACCATCGAGGGGATGCAATTGGGCCTTCTGGGGCAGGCGGCGGGGGTGCTGGTCACGGTCCTGATCGCCACCTATCTGATCACCTCCGCCAATGCCGGCACCCTGGTCATCAACACGCTCCTGGCCAATGGGGACACCGATCCGCCCACCGGGCACCGGATCCTCTGGGGCGTGGTGCTGGCCCTGCTGACGGCGGTGCTCCTGGTGGCCGGTGGGCTGGAGACGCTGCAGGCGGCGGTCATTCTGGCGGGGCTGCCCTTTTCGTTAGTGATGGTGGCGATGCTGCTCGGTTTGGTGAAGGCCCTGGAGCAGGAGCGCTACGCACCGCGTCCCGGTGCCCGTACGCTGGCGCCGACCGAACCCTGGGTGGGCATGGACCAGGCCGGCGATACCCTGCACGAGCCCCGCGGCACGGCCGGGGCGGCCGGGGAGTACCAGCCCAGTGCCCGGACCGGCGCCGAGGGCTAG
- the irrA gene encoding iron response transcriptional regulator IrrA, which yields MNDMHEHEHDDIVSRLRDAGLRPTRQRLALADLLFSHGDRHVTAESLYDEALGQGVRVSLATIYNTLNQFTSSGLLREVVVDSGKSYFDTNTEAHQHVFNEDTGAIDDVQLSLDAEELASRIAVPEGHEITGVDVVVRLRRSQ from the coding sequence ATGAACGATATGCACGAACACGAGCACGACGACATCGTCTCGCGCCTGCGGGACGCGGGCCTGAGACCCACGCGGCAGCGCCTGGCCCTGGCCGATCTGCTGTTCTCCCACGGCGATCGCCACGTGACGGCGGAATCGCTCTACGACGAAGCCCTCGGCCAGGGGGTGCGGGTGTCGCTGGCCACCATCTACAACACCCTGAACCAGTTCACCTCCTCGGGGTTGCTCCGTGAGGTGGTGGTGGACTCCGGCAAGTCCTATTTCGACACCAACACCGAGGCCCACCAGCACGTGTTCAACGAGGACACCGGGGCTATCGACGATGTCCAGCTGAGCCTGGATGCGGAGGAACTCGCCAGCCGCATCGCTGTGCCCGAGGGGCATGAGATCACCGGCGTCGATGTCGTGGTGAGGCTGCGCCGCAGCCAGTGA
- a CDS encoding LabA-like NYN domain-containing protein has protein sequence MAGSQGGVGIYVDAANIQMNGGFGMQYDVLREFACRTGAEPIRLNAYVTYDEQRAERDRGYHQRVNNFFQSIREFGYKVIIKKYRWYRDEEGNAYAKANADLDMAVDALLQSQSLTRVMMVTGDGDFVQVVRALQNQGCRVELLAFDNISSELRREADVFVSGYLVPGLLPPREQQGRPVWGEMGSRVRGICYYHSPDGYGFLRFMRRIADHLWVTDTRHPHSPYASAYFRDSDLPANLKPGDLPSHGIILEFDIHPSSVKEGALEASDIQRVR, from the coding sequence ATGGCCGGTAGCCAGGGCGGCGTCGGTATCTATGTGGATGCCGCCAACATCCAGATGAACGGCGGCTTCGGCATGCAGTACGACGTGCTGCGGGAGTTTGCCTGTCGGACCGGGGCCGAGCCCATCCGCCTCAATGCCTATGTGACCTACGATGAGCAGCGGGCCGAGCGCGACCGCGGCTACCACCAGCGGGTGAACAACTTCTTTCAGTCCATCCGCGAGTTCGGCTACAAGGTCATCATCAAGAAGTACCGCTGGTACCGGGACGAGGAGGGCAATGCCTACGCCAAGGCCAACGCCGACCTGGATATGGCGGTGGATGCCCTGCTGCAGTCGCAGAGCCTGACCCGGGTAATGATGGTCACCGGCGACGGGGACTTCGTTCAGGTGGTAAGGGCGCTGCAGAACCAGGGCTGCCGGGTGGAGCTGCTGGCCTTCGACAATATCTCCTCGGAGCTTCGCCGCGAGGCCGATGTGTTCGTCTCCGGCTATCTGGTGCCCGGCCTGCTGCCACCGCGTGAGCAGCAGGGGCGCCCGGTCTGGGGGGAGATGGGCTCACGGGTGCGGGGCATCTGCTATTACCACAGCCCGGACGGGTATGGGTTTCTGCGTTTCATGCGGCGGATCGCCGACCACCTCTGGGTGACCGACACCCGCCATCCCCACTCGCCTTACGCCTCGGCCTATTTCCGTGACAGTGACCTGCCCGCCAATCTCAAGCCCGGCGATCTCCCAAGCCACGGCATCATCCTTGAGTTCGACATCCACCCCTCGTCGGTGAAGGAGGGGGCGCTGGAGGCCAGCGACATCCAGCGCGTGCGCTGA
- a CDS encoding ArsA family ATPase, with product MDNALLNRQVVFFAGKGGVGKSTSAAAFALYAADQDRRVLLVSTDPAHNLADLFHTPIGGEGITRVAPNLDAVEVDVHRETHRYLDGVKENIRRTVRSTMLDEALRQIDLAAHSPGAAEAALFDRMVSLILEESQAYDLLVFDTAPTGHTVRLLTLPELMGTWVDGLLKRRHKRNRDYSHWLGDGEVPDDPLYDVLSRRRQRAAAMRDILLDDQTTAFVFVLVPEYLPITETRNAIRELADWNIHVRHLVVNKLLPEGVTDPFFRERLAREHRWLARIDEYFPDLHPLRLPLLPGDVDSREALDQVAREMARALDPGR from the coding sequence ATGGATAACGCACTGCTGAACCGGCAGGTGGTGTTCTTCGCCGGCAAGGGCGGGGTCGGCAAGTCCACCTCCGCTGCGGCCTTCGCCCTCTATGCGGCGGACCAGGACCGGCGGGTGCTGCTGGTCTCCACCGACCCGGCACACAACCTGGCGGACTTGTTTCACACCCCCATCGGCGGCGAGGGCATCACCCGCGTCGCCCCCAACCTGGACGCCGTCGAGGTGGACGTCCATCGGGAGACCCATCGCTACCTGGACGGGGTCAAGGAGAATATCCGGCGCACGGTGCGCTCCACCATGCTGGACGAGGCCCTGCGCCAGATCGACCTGGCCGCGCACTCCCCCGGAGCCGCCGAGGCCGCCCTGTTCGACCGTATGGTCAGCCTGATTCTGGAGGAGTCCCAGGCCTATGACCTGCTGGTGTTCGACACCGCCCCCACCGGGCATACGGTACGGCTGCTCACCCTGCCCGAACTCATGGGCACCTGGGTGGACGGGCTGCTCAAGCGGCGCCACAAACGCAACAGGGACTACTCCCACTGGCTGGGCGACGGCGAGGTCCCGGACGACCCGCTCTACGACGTGCTCAGCCGACGCCGCCAGCGGGCCGCGGCCATGCGTGACATCCTGTTGGATGACCAGACCACCGCCTTTGTCTTTGTCCTCGTCCCGGAATACCTGCCCATCACCGAGACCCGCAACGCCATCCGGGAGCTGGCCGACTGGAACATCCACGTGCGCCACCTGGTGGTGAACAAGCTCCTGCCTGAAGGCGTCACCGATCCCTTCTTCCGAGAGCGGCTGGCCCGGGAGCACCGCTGGCTGGCACGTATCGATGAGTACTTCCCGGATCTGCACCCGTTGCGCCTGCCGCTGTTGCCAGGCGACGTGGACAGCCGCGAAGCGCTCGACCAGGTGGCGCGGGAGATGGCCCGGGCCCTGGACCCGGGGCGCTGA
- a CDS encoding cory-CC-star protein: protein MSDPNEPRNPIARWLYRYDRMLRLGHEAEVIRELRDEDDLFLFMCFSEMLGVPNPVSYHTLELYPLIIEEFHEWHRRMGMEHSPLDHIRCC, encoded by the coding sequence ATGAGCGACCCGAATGAACCCCGTAACCCCATCGCCCGCTGGCTTTATCGCTACGACCGGATGCTGCGGCTCGGCCATGAGGCCGAGGTCATCCGCGAGCTGCGGGATGAGGACGACCTGTTCCTGTTCATGTGCTTTTCAGAGATGCTCGGGGTGCCCAACCCCGTCTCCTACCACACCCTGGAGCTCTACCCGCTGATCATTGAGGAGTTCCACGAGTGGCACCGGCGCATGGGTATGGAGCATTCCCCACTGGACCACATCCGCTGCTGCTGA
- a CDS encoding carbon starvation CstA family protein produces MNAVWLAFIAGLIYILGWRYYSKFLAERIYRLDPNFITPANRYNDGVDFVPTNKWVLWGHHFTSVAGAAPIVGPAIAMYWGWLPAMLWVVLGTVFAAGVHDFGALVLSARHKGQSIGTLANRLVGRRAKLLFLFIILILVLMVNAVFAWVIANLFISNPAAVLSVFIQIPLAIWIGYAVLRRKGNMLIPSLVALAVMYGAAVVATYVPALQIDLVGWMGGEQATNVMFGLDAVGASFLIWILILLAYVFVASTLPVWKLLQPRDYINAQQLVVGLLLLYGGLLVAAPTVTAPAFNSEATTSWFPLLFITIACGAISGFHGLVASGTSSKQLNKETDARTIGYLGAVGEGTLALITILAVATFFASTTDFHEAYSSFAAAGAGGVGNFVGGAGELISGLGIPAAVGQTIVAIIIVSFAATTLDSAVRLLRYIIGELGVEYGAPKLSQRYVATFIAVFLTALLVLLPDGGRGLGSGGFLLWPLFGTSNQLLAGITLMLISLWLYRQGRSPLPTLVPMVFLLTMTVWAMIQQVVFTWSGLGEADAQWLLFILGAIILGFAIWILLEAVRLFRNPEELKRLAEREAREAE; encoded by the coding sequence ATGAACGCAGTTTGGCTTGCCTTTATTGCCGGCCTGATCTACATCCTTGGCTGGCGTTACTACTCCAAGTTCCTGGCCGAGCGCATCTACCGGCTCGATCCCAATTTCATCACGCCGGCCAACCGCTACAACGACGGGGTGGACTTCGTCCCCACCAATAAATGGGTGCTCTGGGGCCACCACTTCACCTCCGTGGCCGGCGCCGCTCCCATCGTAGGGCCGGCCATCGCCATGTACTGGGGCTGGCTGCCGGCCATGCTCTGGGTGGTGCTGGGCACGGTGTTCGCCGCCGGGGTACACGATTTCGGTGCCCTGGTGCTGTCGGCGCGGCATAAGGGGCAGTCCATCGGCACCCTGGCCAATCGGCTGGTGGGGCGGCGGGCCAAGCTGTTGTTCCTGTTTATCATCCTGATCCTCGTGCTGATGGTGAACGCGGTCTTCGCCTGGGTCATCGCCAACCTGTTCATCAGCAACCCGGCAGCCGTGCTCTCGGTCTTCATTCAGATCCCGCTGGCCATCTGGATCGGGTACGCGGTGCTGCGCCGTAAGGGCAACATGCTTATCCCCTCACTGGTCGCGCTGGCGGTAATGTACGGCGCGGCAGTGGTCGCGACCTACGTGCCGGCGCTGCAGATCGACCTGGTGGGCTGGATGGGGGGCGAACAGGCCACCAACGTCATGTTCGGTCTGGACGCCGTGGGGGCATCGTTCCTGATCTGGATCCTGATCCTGCTGGCCTACGTCTTCGTCGCCAGCACGCTGCCAGTCTGGAAGCTGCTGCAGCCGCGCGACTACATCAACGCCCAACAGCTGGTGGTGGGTCTGCTGCTGCTCTACGGCGGTCTGCTGGTCGCCGCGCCCACCGTCACCGCCCCCGCCTTCAACAGCGAGGCCACCACGTCCTGGTTCCCGCTGCTGTTCATCACCATCGCCTGCGGCGCCATCTCCGGCTTCCACGGGCTGGTGGCCTCGGGGACCTCGTCCAAGCAGCTCAATAAGGAGACCGATGCCCGTACCATTGGCTATCTGGGCGCCGTGGGCGAGGGCACACTGGCGTTGATCACCATTCTGGCGGTGGCCACCTTCTTCGCCAGCACCACGGACTTCCACGAGGCCTACTCCAGCTTCGCCGCCGCCGGCGCCGGTGGGGTGGGCAACTTCGTCGGCGGCGCCGGAGAGCTGATCTCCGGGCTGGGCATCCCGGCGGCCGTGGGCCAGACCATCGTGGCCATTATTATCGTCAGCTTCGCCGCCACCACCCTCGACTCCGCGGTGCGCCTCCTGCGCTACATCATCGGCGAGCTGGGGGTGGAGTACGGCGCGCCTAAGCTCTCCCAGCGCTACGTGGCCACCTTCATCGCCGTGTTCCTGACCGCCCTGCTGGTCCTGCTGCCGGACGGGGGCCGCGGCCTCGGCTCCGGCGGCTTCCTGCTCTGGCCGCTGTTCGGCACCTCCAACCAGCTGCTGGCCGGCATCACCCTGATGCTGATCTCGCTCTGGCTCTACCGCCAGGGCCGTAGCCCGCTGCCGACCCTGGTACCCATGGTCTTCCTGCTGACCATGACCGTCTGGGCCATGATCCAGCAGGTGGTCTTCACTTGGTCCGGTCTCGGTGAGGCCGATGCCCAGTGGCTGCTCTTCATCCTCGGCGCCATCATCCTGGGCTTTGCCATCTGGATCCTGCTGGAGGCGGTGCGCCTATTCCGCAACCCGGAGGAACTCAAGCGCCTCGCCGAGCGCGAGGCGCGTGAAGCCGAGTGA
- a CDS encoding universal stress protein has protein sequence MGSIVVGVDGSEGSRRALLAALEEARLRKLPLRTVYVLDRRYLDPEWGVLVAPPIKELEKEARGILEKLVASVADQAKGVDVQQEVVLAEKHGTARTLLDHASDAELLVVGSRGHGGFAGLLLGSVSHQVLQFADCPVLVVPRGAH, from the coding sequence ATGGGCTCGATTGTCGTGGGGGTGGACGGCTCTGAAGGGTCCCGCCGTGCCCTGCTGGCTGCCCTGGAGGAGGCGCGGTTGCGTAAGTTGCCGCTGCGGACCGTCTACGTGCTGGATCGCCGGTACCTGGATCCGGAGTGGGGTGTGTTGGTGGCGCCGCCCATCAAAGAGCTGGAGAAAGAGGCCCGGGGTATTCTGGAGAAGCTCGTGGCCTCGGTGGCCGATCAGGCCAAGGGCGTGGACGTGCAACAGGAGGTGGTGTTGGCCGAGAAGCACGGTACCGCGCGCACCCTCTTGGACCACGCCTCGGACGCCGAACTGTTGGTGGTGGGGAGCCGCGGCCACGGTGGCTTCGCCGGCCTGTTGTTGGGCTCGGTGAGCCATCAGGTCCTGCAGTTTGCCGACTGTCCAGTGCTGGTGGTGCCGCGCGGCGCACATTGA
- a CDS encoding Gfo/Idh/MocA family protein, whose protein sequence is MTGKLRCAVVGTGHLGRFHADKYAALPDCELVAVVDVDEAAGRAVADKHGVPLLDDHRALLGQVDAVSVAAPTSLHYRITRDLLSAGVHVLVEKPITTTLDEADELIELAHRHGALLQVGHLERFNAALMDLDMKNKPPRFIECHRLAPFKPRATDVSVVLDLMIHDIDIILSLVNETPERIDAKGVPVLTQDTDIANARLQFPGGCVANVTASRVSMKVERKVRLFLPHGYVSVDFQNRVLTHHRPGDREMFPGIPEIISEESVFEDGDALMAEIRDFTACIREGRTPLVDGHAGRRALATAIQISKQLQY, encoded by the coding sequence ATGACGGGCAAGCTGCGCTGTGCCGTGGTCGGAACCGGGCACTTGGGGCGGTTTCACGCCGACAAATACGCCGCTCTGCCGGACTGTGAGTTGGTGGCCGTGGTGGACGTGGACGAGGCCGCCGGCCGGGCGGTGGCCGACAAGCATGGCGTACCGCTGCTGGACGACCATCGGGCGCTGCTGGGCCAGGTCGACGCCGTCAGCGTGGCGGCACCCACGTCGCTGCACTACCGGATCACCCGGGACCTGCTCTCCGCCGGGGTCCACGTGCTGGTGGAAAAGCCCATCACCACCACCCTGGATGAGGCCGACGAGTTGATTGAACTGGCCCACCGGCACGGTGCCCTGCTCCAGGTGGGGCACCTGGAGCGGTTCAATGCGGCGCTGATGGACCTGGACATGAAGAACAAGCCGCCCCGGTTCATCGAATGCCACCGACTGGCACCGTTCAAGCCGCGGGCCACGGATGTCAGCGTGGTCCTCGATCTGATGATCCACGACATCGACATCATTCTCTCGCTGGTCAACGAGACGCCGGAGCGGATCGATGCCAAGGGCGTGCCGGTGCTCACCCAGGACACCGACATCGCCAATGCCCGGCTGCAGTTCCCCGGGGGCTGCGTGGCCAACGTCACCGCCAGCCGGGTCAGCATGAAGGTGGAGCGCAAGGTGCGGCTCTTCCTGCCCCACGGCTATGTCTCCGTGGACTTCCAGAACCGGGTGTTGACCCACCACCGGCCCGGTGACCGGGAGATGTTCCCGGGCATACCGGAGATCATCAGCGAGGAGTCGGTGTTCGAGGATGGCGACGCCCTGATGGCGGAGATCCGCGACTTCACGGCATGTATCCGGGAGGGGCGAACGCCGCTGGTGGACGGCCACGCCGGTCGCCGGGCACTGGCCACGGCCATCCAGATCAGCAAACAACTGCAGTACTAA